In Candidatus Neomarinimicrobiota bacterium, one DNA window encodes the following:
- a CDS encoding DoxX family protein, with the protein MDKVILLGRILFGSYFIRSGINHFLNLEGMTGYTASKGIPLPEFAVIITGLMLLVGGISIITGIYPRIGSAVLIAFLVIVAIIMHDFWSFEDQAARAGQFSRFLRNIAFSGALLMFFAIPEPWAFSLRIGKK; encoded by the coding sequence TATTAGGCCGGATTCTGTTCGGCAGCTATTTCATCAGAAGCGGTATAAACCATTTTTTGAATCTTGAGGGGATGACCGGTTACACCGCATCAAAAGGAATTCCTCTTCCGGAATTTGCGGTAATTATTACCGGTCTTATGCTGCTCGTCGGAGGCATAAGCATTATAACAGGTATATATCCCAGGATAGGCAGCGCTGTCTTAATAGCATTTTTAGTTATTGTGGCAATTATCATGCACGATTTTTGGTCTTTCGAGGACCAGGCAGCAAGAGCGGGACAATTTTCACGGTTTTTGAGAAACATAGCATTCTCGGGAGCGTTGTTGATGTTTTTTGCCATACCGGAACCGTGGGCATTTAGCCTGAGGATCGGAAAGAAATAG